One window from the genome of Candidatus Binatia bacterium encodes:
- a CDS encoding nitroreductase family deazaflavin-dependent oxidoreductase yields MPDKTPAQKFWKFLGESSFYKNVGKLHTRLYRMTGGRFGHRTGPVSNLLLTTKGRKTGQMRTCPLSYITDSNRYVLIASNGGNEKHPVWYLNLQAQPHATIEVGARKMEVVAGVAGGEERARLWDAAVRSNPQYAVYKSITPREIPVVVLTPAV; encoded by the coding sequence ATGCCCGACAAAACGCCCGCGCAGAAGTTCTGGAAGTTCCTCGGCGAGAGCAGCTTCTACAAGAACGTCGGCAAGCTGCACACCAGGCTCTACCGTATGACCGGAGGACGCTTCGGCCATCGCACCGGGCCCGTCAGCAACCTGCTGCTGACGACGAAAGGACGAAAGACCGGACAGATGCGCACCTGTCCCCTGTCGTACATTACCGACAGCAATCGCTACGTGCTGATCGCGTCCAACGGCGGCAACGAGAAGCATCCGGTCTGGTACCTGAACCTGCAGGCGCAGCCGCACGCGACCATCGAAGTCGGTGCGAGGAAAATGGAAGTCGTGGCCGGAGTCGCCGGCGGGGAGGAGCGCGCGAGGCTCTGGGACGCCGCGGTGCGCTCCAATCCCCAGTACGCCGTGTACAAGAGCATTACACCGAGGGAGATTCCCGTCGTCGTGCTGACGCCGGCCGTGTGA
- a CDS encoding glycine/sarcosine/betaine reductase selenoprotein B family protein, protein MPALYLQPMPVDYIARTRELYDPLPPYRWTDNRGRPVPWTPLAKPVSACRVALVASGGVYVEGQQPFHFKDDTSIRIVPADTEVSRLRVAHFGYPTADAQRDPNCVFPIDRLRELRADGAIADIAPDAVTFMGGIYSQRRVEEELVPQVIDCIARQNVDLCYIVPA, encoded by the coding sequence GTGCCCGCGCTCTACTTGCAGCCGATGCCGGTCGACTACATCGCGCGGACCCGAGAGCTCTACGACCCGCTCCCGCCGTACCGCTGGACGGACAATCGCGGCCGCCCGGTGCCCTGGACGCCGCTTGCAAAGCCCGTTTCAGCCTGCCGCGTCGCGCTCGTCGCCAGCGGAGGGGTGTACGTCGAAGGTCAGCAGCCTTTCCATTTCAAGGACGACACGTCGATCCGCATCGTGCCGGCGGACACCGAAGTTTCGCGGCTTCGAGTCGCGCACTTCGGTTATCCCACTGCCGATGCGCAGAGGGACCCGAACTGCGTGTTTCCGATCGACAGGCTGCGCGAGTTGCGCGCGGACGGCGCAATCGCGGATATCGCGCCCGACGCCGTCACGTTCATGGGAGGAATCTACTCCCAGCGTCGCGTCGAGGAAGAGCTCGTCCCGCAGGTCATCGATTGCATCGCCAGGCAGAACGTCGACCTGTGTTACATCGTTCCCGCTTGA
- a CDS encoding glutathione S-transferase family protein, with amino-acid sequence MSELVFHQYAMSPFSEKIRKIFALKNLTYREVDQPAWMPKPHLTPMTGGYRRIPVLQIGADVYCDSALIARTIERHHPSPSIHPGGNIAAAEGLAMWADKTLFFSTVALVFTAMADIIPSELFDDRRKMFPQMNLEVLRAAVPGSRGALASACTMLDDSLSRAAHVLGDAFSVADAALYHTLWFVRSDPASAQLIFSKPNLAAWFSRIDAMGSGNPVAMSGEDAMALARSSEPADVGDSASDDPSGLRLGKRVGICSDDLPTDVFVGRLLALRPHEMVIEREDPAVGRVAVHFPRAGYQVREV; translated from the coding sequence ATGAGCGAGCTCGTCTTCCATCAGTACGCGATGTCGCCGTTCTCCGAGAAGATCCGCAAGATCTTCGCGCTGAAGAACCTCACTTACCGCGAAGTGGACCAGCCGGCGTGGATGCCCAAGCCCCACCTGACGCCGATGACCGGCGGCTACCGGCGCATCCCGGTGCTGCAGATCGGCGCCGACGTCTACTGCGACAGCGCGCTGATCGCGCGCACCATCGAGCGTCACCATCCGTCGCCGTCGATCCATCCCGGCGGCAACATCGCCGCGGCCGAGGGCCTGGCGATGTGGGCCGACAAGACGCTGTTCTTCTCGACGGTGGCGCTGGTGTTCACGGCAATGGCCGACATCATCCCGTCCGAGCTCTTCGACGACCGGCGCAAGATGTTCCCGCAGATGAACCTCGAGGTGCTGCGCGCCGCCGTGCCCGGCTCGCGCGGTGCGCTGGCCTCCGCGTGCACGATGCTCGACGATTCGCTGTCGCGGGCCGCGCACGTGCTCGGCGACGCGTTCAGCGTCGCCGACGCGGCGCTCTACCACACACTGTGGTTCGTGCGCAGCGATCCCGCTTCGGCGCAGCTCATCTTTTCGAAGCCGAACCTGGCGGCGTGGTTTTCGCGAATCGACGCGATGGGAAGCGGCAATCCGGTGGCGATGAGCGGGGAAGACGCGATGGCGCTGGCGCGCTCGAGCGAGCCTGCCGACGTCGGCGATTCGGCGTCCGACGATCCATCCGGGCTGCGGCTCGGAAAACGGGTCGGCATCTGCTCGGACGACTTGCCGACGGACGTCTTCGTCGGCCGCCTGCTCGCACTCCGGCCGCACGAAATGGTCATCGAGCGCGAGGATCCAGCCGTCGGCCGCGTCGCGGTGCATTTCCCGCGCGCCGGCTACCAGGTGCGCGAGGTCTGA
- a CDS encoding acyl-CoA dehydrogenase family protein, which yields MDFSFSEREEAFRREVREFLAASNPNTGAEGGEDIESAMDRLPKLLAWNQALHEKGWVGFSWPKDVGGGGGGLIEQMILKQECGSARAPMLGLSYMGLAWVGPGIVKYGSDEQKKRFIPPILKAEEHWCTGYSEPGSGSDLASLQCKAVRDGDHYVITGQKIWTSLAMWAQWMILLVRTDSSSTKHHGITCVLVPMNSPGIEVKPIRTMNGETPFAEVFFNDVRVPVANRLGAEGQGWEVTKHALANERSSIAEVTAMVHALEDLKGLAARCSRGGRRAIEDPFVRQRLARMETMIEAMRLTGLRFLTRQLRGEEVGAETSVNKLLRAELEVEIGRLSLEIEGRYGGLAKGSAAVVDGGRWQHQMLSWPAYVIGGGTPNIQKNVIAERLLGLPHD from the coding sequence ATGGATTTCTCGTTTTCCGAGCGTGAAGAAGCTTTCCGCCGCGAGGTGCGCGAGTTCCTCGCGGCGAGCAATCCGAACACCGGCGCCGAAGGCGGCGAGGACATCGAATCGGCGATGGACCGCCTGCCGAAGCTGCTCGCGTGGAACCAGGCCCTGCACGAGAAGGGCTGGGTCGGCTTTTCGTGGCCGAAAGACGTCGGAGGCGGGGGCGGCGGCCTGATCGAGCAGATGATCCTCAAGCAGGAGTGCGGCAGCGCACGCGCGCCGATGCTCGGCCTTTCGTACATGGGCCTTGCGTGGGTAGGCCCCGGCATCGTCAAGTACGGCAGCGACGAGCAGAAGAAGCGCTTCATTCCTCCGATCCTCAAGGCCGAAGAGCACTGGTGCACGGGCTACTCCGAGCCCGGCTCCGGCAGCGATCTTGCTTCGCTCCAGTGCAAGGCCGTGCGCGACGGCGACCACTACGTGATCACCGGCCAGAAGATCTGGACCTCGCTTGCGATGTGGGCGCAGTGGATGATCCTGCTCGTACGAACCGACTCCAGCTCCACCAAGCACCACGGGATCACCTGCGTGCTGGTGCCGATGAATTCGCCCGGCATCGAGGTGAAGCCGATCCGCACGATGAACGGCGAGACGCCGTTTGCCGAAGTGTTCTTCAACGACGTGCGCGTGCCGGTGGCCAACCGCCTCGGCGCCGAAGGACAGGGCTGGGAAGTCACCAAGCACGCGCTGGCCAACGAGCGCAGCTCGATCGCCGAAGTCACGGCAATGGTCCACGCCCTGGAGGACCTGAAGGGCCTTGCCGCGCGGTGCAGCCGCGGCGGACGCCGCGCGATCGAAGATCCGTTCGTGCGCCAGCGCCTCGCGCGCATGGAGACGATGATCGAGGCGATGCGGCTTACCGGGCTGCGCTTTCTCACGCGCCAGCTTCGCGGCGAGGAGGTCGGCGCCGAGACGTCGGTCAACAAGCTCCTTCGCGCCGAGCTCGAAGTGGAAATCGGCCGCCTGTCGCTCGAGATCGAAGGTCGCTACGGCGGCCTGGCCAAGGGCTCGGCCGCCGTCGTCGACGGCGGGCGCTGGCAGCACCAGATGCTCTCGTGGCCCGCTTACGTGATCGGCGGCGGTACGCCGAACATCCAGAAGAACGTGATCGCCGAACGGCTGCTCGGCCTGCCGCACGATTAG
- a CDS encoding acetyl-CoA C-acetyltransferase: protein MGTAYIIDAVRTPRGKGKQTGGLAGLHPHQLLGTCLKALVDRNGFDPKDVEDVVAGCVTPVAEQGGVVSRFAVLDAGWPNEVTGVQLNRYCGSGQQAVNFALMGAASGMQDLVVGGGVEQMSRLPMGADKSGLDAHNRHLREAHPLVPQGISADLIAAREGFSRTDCDKFGLRSQLNAKRAQAEGRFSKSLLPVRDYDGNVVLDVDEFPRPETTLEGLGRLEPSFAGMGGYVQKGDTLSFDDKAKQVYPNVKEIPHVHTAGTSSGIVDGASAVLVASQKYVKEHGLTPRAKVLSMATIGDEPVIMLTAPAPASERALKKAGMTWKDIDLFEVNEAFAAVVLKFLKESGVDPDRVNVNGGAIALGHPLGATGGMLIGTALDELERTDKQTALVTMCIGGGMGIATILERC from the coding sequence ATGGGAACCGCATACATCATCGACGCCGTGCGCACGCCGCGAGGCAAGGGCAAGCAGACCGGCGGTCTGGCCGGGCTTCATCCTCACCAGCTTCTCGGCACCTGCCTCAAAGCGCTCGTCGACCGCAACGGTTTCGATCCGAAGGACGTCGAGGACGTGGTTGCCGGCTGCGTCACGCCGGTGGCCGAGCAGGGCGGCGTCGTCTCGCGCTTCGCGGTGCTGGACGCGGGTTGGCCGAACGAAGTCACCGGCGTGCAGCTCAACCGCTACTGCGGCTCCGGCCAGCAGGCGGTCAACTTCGCGCTGATGGGCGCCGCTTCCGGAATGCAGGACCTCGTCGTCGGCGGCGGAGTCGAGCAGATGTCGCGCCTGCCGATGGGAGCCGACAAGTCGGGCCTGGATGCGCACAACCGCCACCTGCGCGAGGCGCATCCGCTCGTCCCTCAGGGCATTTCGGCCGACCTCATCGCGGCTCGCGAGGGTTTCTCGCGTACGGATTGCGACAAGTTCGGGCTGCGAAGCCAGCTGAACGCCAAGCGCGCCCAGGCCGAAGGCCGCTTCTCGAAGAGCCTGCTGCCGGTGCGCGACTACGACGGCAACGTCGTGCTCGACGTCGACGAGTTCCCGCGCCCGGAGACGACGCTGGAAGGCCTGGGCAGGCTCGAGCCGTCGTTTGCCGGGATGGGCGGCTACGTGCAGAAGGGCGACACGCTGTCCTTCGACGACAAGGCGAAGCAGGTGTACCCGAACGTCAAGGAAATCCCGCACGTGCACACCGCCGGCACCTCGAGCGGCATCGTCGACGGCGCTTCGGCGGTGCTCGTCGCGTCGCAGAAGTACGTCAAGGAGCACGGCCTCACGCCTCGTGCGAAAGTCCTCTCGATGGCGACCATCGGCGACGAGCCGGTGATCATGCTGACTGCTCCCGCTCCGGCTTCCGAGCGTGCCCTGAAGAAAGCCGGCATGACGTGGAAGGACATCGACCTGTTCGAGGTCAACGAGGCTTTCGCGGCCGTCGTGCTCAAGTTCCTCAAGGAATCGGGCGTCGATCCCGACCGCGTCAACGTCAACGGCGGCGCGATCGCACTCGGGCATCCACTCGGCGCGACCGGCGGCATGCTGATCGGGACGGCGCTGGACGAGCTGGAAAGGACGGACAAGCAGACGGCGCTGGTGACGATGTGCATCGGCGGCGGCATGGGAATCGCGACGATTCTCGAGCGCTGCTGA
- a CDS encoding acyl-CoA dehydrogenase family protein, with protein sequence MEFGFSADQEQLRAQVRRFLDAECPLERVRTIMTSREPHDTGLWKKMAELGWQALVIPQQYGGLGLAWEDLVVLAEQAGMSLLPSPLLADAAAARALCAMGSEEQKERWLPSIASGETIATLAVLEESDDLSENGVTLEAASSPGGVTLGGRKMFVPWGQAADLFLVAAREGAGVSLFAVPAGSAGITVTPLKLVDATIRAAEVVFDGVVVQDSSRLGEKGRAWPALSRVLDAATVTLAAEMVGAADAALRLATEYAKVRKQFGQPIGRFQGVKHRLAEILVDVESSRSLVYYASWAVDHLEDARAQVSMAKAYASIALDRAGEDGIQIHGAVGFTWECNAHLYYKRGRVCRSIDGTPEYHHERLLACQGL encoded by the coding sequence ATGGAATTCGGGTTCAGCGCAGACCAGGAGCAGCTCCGGGCCCAGGTCCGGCGCTTTCTCGATGCCGAGTGTCCGCTCGAGCGCGTGCGTACGATCATGACGTCGCGCGAACCGCACGACACGGGCCTCTGGAAGAAGATGGCCGAGCTCGGCTGGCAGGCCCTCGTCATTCCGCAGCAGTACGGCGGCCTCGGTCTTGCGTGGGAAGACCTCGTCGTCCTGGCCGAGCAGGCAGGGATGAGCTTGCTGCCGTCGCCGCTGCTCGCCGATGCGGCCGCCGCAAGGGCCCTTTGCGCCATGGGCTCCGAAGAACAGAAGGAGCGCTGGCTGCCCTCCATCGCGTCGGGAGAGACGATCGCGACGCTGGCGGTGCTCGAAGAGAGCGACGATCTCTCCGAGAACGGCGTCACACTCGAGGCCGCGTCTTCCCCGGGCGGTGTCACGCTCGGCGGCAGGAAGATGTTCGTGCCGTGGGGCCAGGCTGCCGATCTATTTCTCGTTGCGGCGCGCGAAGGCGCCGGCGTCAGCCTCTTCGCGGTTCCCGCCGGCAGCGCGGGCATCACCGTCACGCCGCTGAAGCTCGTGGACGCAACGATTCGTGCAGCCGAAGTCGTTTTCGACGGCGTGGTCGTCCAGGACTCTTCGCGGCTCGGCGAAAAGGGCCGCGCCTGGCCGGCGCTCTCGCGCGTGCTCGATGCGGCGACCGTGACGCTCGCGGCCGAAATGGTCGGCGCCGCCGATGCCGCGCTTCGCCTGGCCACCGAGTACGCGAAAGTGCGAAAGCAGTTCGGCCAGCCGATCGGTCGTTTCCAGGGCGTCAAGCACCGCCTGGCCGAAATCCTCGTCGACGTCGAGTCGTCGCGCTCGCTGGTCTACTACGCTTCGTGGGCCGTCGATCACCTCGAAGACGCTCGCGCACAGGTTTCGATGGCGAAGGCTTACGCTTCGATCGCGCTCGATCGCGCCGGCGAAGACGGAATCCAGATCCACGGTGCGGTCGGTTTTACGTGGGAGTGCAACGCGCACCTCTATTACAAGCGCGGCCGCGTGTGCCGCAGCATCGACGGCACGCCCGAATACCACCACGAGCGCCTGCTCGCGTGCCAGGGATTGTAA
- a CDS encoding SDR family oxidoreductase, whose protein sequence is MADFGLKGRTAVVTGAGGGLGRTHALLFAKHGANVVVNDLGGSFKGEGKGSEMADKVVAEIKAMGGKAVANYDSVSTEEGAGGIVKSAIDAFGKIDILVNNAGILRDKSFVNMTDADWDLVFAVHVKGAYYCTKAAWGHMREQKYGRVVLTSSASGIYGNFGQTNYAAAKMGLVGLGQTLALEGEKHNIRVNMIAPVAASRMTESLMPAFVLEKLKPECVSPLVVYLCSENIDVNGELYEVGAGAVCRIESLRSKGLAMNPDDISVEAVAAAWSKINDMTDAQVLRSIGESTQATLAHCMS, encoded by the coding sequence ATGGCAGATTTCGGACTGAAGGGCCGCACGGCGGTCGTCACGGGCGCAGGCGGCGGTCTCGGTCGCACCCACGCCCTCCTCTTCGCCAAGCACGGCGCCAACGTCGTCGTCAACGATCTCGGCGGCTCGTTCAAGGGCGAGGGCAAGGGCTCGGAGATGGCCGACAAGGTCGTCGCCGAGATCAAGGCGATGGGCGGCAAGGCCGTCGCCAACTACGATTCGGTATCCACCGAGGAAGGTGCGGGCGGCATCGTCAAGAGCGCGATCGACGCGTTCGGCAAGATCGACATCCTCGTCAACAACGCCGGCATCCTGCGCGACAAGTCGTTCGTCAACATGACCGACGCCGACTGGGACCTCGTCTTCGCCGTGCACGTCAAGGGCGCCTACTACTGCACGAAGGCGGCGTGGGGCCACATGCGCGAGCAGAAGTACGGTCGCGTCGTGCTGACGTCGTCGGCCTCGGGCATTTACGGCAATTTTGGCCAGACCAACTACGCCGCGGCCAAGATGGGACTTGTCGGTCTCGGTCAGACGCTCGCGCTCGAAGGCGAGAAGCACAACATCCGCGTCAACATGATCGCGCCGGTTGCGGCCAGTCGCATGACCGAGTCGCTGATGCCGGCGTTCGTGCTCGAGAAGCTCAAGCCCGAGTGCGTCTCGCCGCTGGTCGTCTACCTCTGCTCGGAGAACATCGACGTCAACGGCGAGCTCTACGAGGTCGGCGCAGGCGCGGTGTGCCGCATCGAGAGCCTGCGCAGCAAGGGACTGGCGATGAATCCCGACGACATCTCGGTCGAAGCCGTCGCGGCGGCGTGGTCGAAGATCAACGACATGACCGACGCCCAGGTGCTGCGCTCGATCGGAGAGTCGACCCAGGCCACGCTCGCCCACTGCATGAGCTGA